TGATCGAAGTTTATCCTTTCGTTCAACGCCACCGGTTCATGATGCAACAAACCATACACAGGATGGCTGCTCCAACTGATGAATGGCTCGAATAAAATCAGCCGGCCATTGGGCTTCAACACACGCTTCGCCTTTGCCAAGAATGCGTTCGGCGCTTCGAGATGATGAAAGACATCGAACAACACCAGGTGTGAGAGACTTTCGTTTTTGAAGGGCAGGTCATAGCCATCGCACACGATGTCGAGCCAGGGATTTGCGAACAGGTCCGTGCTGATGGCTTCGGGTAAATGCTGTTTTAAATTGCCGATGCCTGAACCGATTTCAATTATTCGTCCGGGCATTTGCCGATCGATTAACGCAATGATTTGTTGGTAGAACCCGGCGTAAATTTGCTGCAACAATGGTTTGGCTTTCCAGGCGCGCAGGTTTTTCTGAATCTCAAGCTGATGTTGCTCCAGCGGAATCATTTTAAAAACTTCATGCGGCGGGCGGCAAACATTACCATCCGGAGCAGCAACCAACCGTGGCTCCAGCGATGAATGTTCGTCTCACCATAGGTGCGTGCACGATAGCGAATCGGCAGGTCGACCATGCGCAGATTTAGTTTCGCGGCGCCAAAAATCAAATCAAAATCCCCGAAAGGATCAAAGTCACCAAAGTAGGAACGGTTCTTCGCAATCAGCTCATAATCCGAACGGAATAGAACCTTGGTCCCACAGAGGGTGTCCTTGATATTTTGGCCCAGGAGCCAGCTGAAAGTAAGACCGAAGGCTTTATTTGCCAGCATATTCAGGAACTGCATCGCTTCGTCCTCCATGGGATACACCAGGCGCACTCCATTCACAAATTCTGCCGTCCCTGATCGCGCCGCCTCGTAAAACTTTGGCAATTCCTCGGGTGGCATCGTCAAATCAGCATCCAAAATAAATAGAATATCACCAGTCGCGGCAGCGAATGCTTCGCGCACTGCCCCGCCCTTGCCTTTGGTCTGCTGTTTAAGAACCTTGATTTCCCGCTGTGGATATTTGACGGCAACGCGCTGAATTTCCTCCCAGGTGTTGTCCTTGGAATGGCCTTCGATGAAAATAATCTCAGTCCCCAATCCCATCTCAGGAGTTCTTTGCACTGCCGCCTCAATATTTCCTGCCTCATTTCGAGCGGGAATTACGACAGAACATTTGTATTGCGGTCGGGAATCGGGTTGTGATTTCAGACGCGCAACAACAACGACGGTGACACAAAAATGTGGAAGAAACGGAGCAATCCAGCGATTTATCAGCGGCGCAACCAACGGCGTTCCCGCCGGCCAAAGCAACCGGGTCTCGGTCCTGATGCCCTCCCAACCTGCCAGATGCAGTAGGTTGGTCATGTCATCCAGTGAAAGCCAGTTCTGCAACAGGGTTGGAGCCTTGGCTCCCATTTTTTCCGCACCACCCAGAATTGGTCGCCAGAGATTGTTGAAGAAGTTGAGCACCAGTCGCGTGCCTGAATGCGAAACTTTTTTTAAATGCTCCAGCACACCTTGCACGTCAGGCAAATCATTCACCAGATCGGAGAGAATGATGTAATCAAACTTTTCAGTGCTCGAAAATTCCGCCGCATCGGCAACCTTGAATTCCAGGTCCGGATGGCGTTCCCGGGCAAGCTTTACCATCCCTTCACTAAAGTCTATTCCCACACCTTTGGACGGCTTGACTGCTGCGAGCAAATCACCAACCCCGCAACCCACCTCCAAAACCCGCAGACCTGGAGGAACTAAAAATCCATAATGGTTGCGAAGCGATTGTTGATAATAGCGATTCGTTTCCCGCAAACGACAGGGCGCCCGCTGCTCATAGAACGCTCGACGGTCAATCATTCGCTATGCTGGTAATGGAAAAACCGGATTCTGGCGAGCGCAAATGCCATGCTTAACGACGCCGACGCTTGGCTGGCCCGAAATAATATCCGCCACTCAAGCGCACTCCTTTAACCTTGCGCTCGTAACCCTGCGGTTGACCTGGTTTCCCTTCCTCGAACAGTGCGGTGTACTTATAGTTGAAATTCTCGAGCTTGATCCGTTCCACCTTCTTGCCGATAAAGCGCTCGATGGATTGCACGTGTTGCGAATCCTCCGCCACCATCAGCGTAAACGCATCACCAGTGGCTGCAGCACGCCCGGTACGGCCAATGCGGTGAATGTAATCCTCGGGATGTTGCGGAACGTCGTAATTAATCACGTGACTCACGTCGGCGATATCCAAACCGCGTGCGGCAATATCCGTCGCCACCAACACCTCAAACCGCCCGTTGCGAAAACCCTTCAACGCATCTTCGCGCTCGCGTTGCGTGCGATTCGAATGCAGCACCGCCACCGCGTGATTATTTCGTTTTAACAAAATCGCAATTCGATCAGCCCGATGTTTGGTGCGGCAAAAAACAATCACCGAATCGTAATTCACCCGTTCCAACAATTCCCTGAGCAAATCGCTCTTTTGATCCTCCGCCACCGGATAGATCACATGCTTCACCGTTTCGGCGGGTGAACGTCGCGCACCGATCTCAATCGTCTGCGGATTCTTCATCGCCCATTTGATGAGTGTTTCAATTTGCGGTGGGACAGTCGCGGAAAAAAGCGAGGTGTGCCGATCACGCGGGCATTTGTCGACGATGCGGCGAACATCCGGAAGAAAACCCATGTCCAGCATGCGGTCCGCTTCGTCCAAAACCAAATATTTGATCTGGTCGAATTTGCATGTCCCGCGCTCCAAATGATCCAGCAAACGTCCAGGCGTGGCGATGATGATATCCACCCCGGCTTTCAAAGCATCCATCTGGCGGCCATAGCCAACCCCGCCGTATAACACTGCGGCACGGAGATTGGTGAACCGCGCAAAATCGCGAATGGCCGTCTCCACCTGGGCAGCCAACTCACGGGTCGGTTCCAGAATCAAAAGCCTCGGGCGGGGCTGATGGCTTTCGAGTTTTGAGAGAATCGGCAAGGCGAACGCGGCTGTTTTGCCGGTGCCGGTTTGGGCACTGCCAATGACATCCTGTCCGGAAAGGATCAGCGGAATTGCACGAAGCTGAATTGGTGTAGGCTCAACATACCCCATGGCCTTAACCCCATCGACCATCGTCTGCGAAAGACCCAAATTACTAAAAGCCATACGTCAAATTAGCACCGAAACTTCCCAAGGGAAGTCAATTAACTCAGTTAAACTCCTGCCACCCAGCCCAATCCGCTCCATTTAAGTCGCGGAAGTCTCTGGTTTTGGCTCCGTATCCGATGAAGCACCAGGTGCTGTCGGCTCGGGTGTTGTCGCAGGTTCAGCAGTGCTGGAGCTTTCCTGTGCAACCTGCTCCCCGGCACTCGCCTCAGTCTGCGTTGCCGTTGCTTCACCCGAAGTCGCGGCCTGGCCTTCAGCCGATTCACCACCCGCAACCGCTGCAGCTTCAGCAGGCTTTGCCTTGGCTGGCTTGGGCGGTTTCGGAACCGGCTTCTTGGCCGTCTCCAAAATGCCGTTGGCAAATTCAATTACGTGACCCTGGTGAATCAACCAATGCAAATCTCCAATCACCGCCGCCTGTTCCGGCGTGGTCGCGGGTTCTGCTGGAGTTGGCGCAGCGGCCGGTGCGGCACCTTCAGCAGGTGCGGACGCAGGCGCAGCTTCAGCTGTTGCGACAGTTGGCGGAGTTGCCGGTGCGACCTTTGGCGTCGGCGCCAAGGCTTCCACCAATTGCTTCCGCGTGCACTTCGGCTTCGAATCGATGAACTGCACGATCTTCTTTACCTGCTCGGAAACCGGCGTTGCATCCAAATCCAAATAATGCGGACGCGCCACCGATACATGCGTCACCGTCTTGTTCACCTTGAAGAACTGCAAGCCGTGACCCGCAAATTGTTGGCTCAATATCGTCGCAATCTGCAACGGGAACCGCCGCTGATCTTCCCAGGTGCTCCGCAACAAACGCTGCAATGCCGGCGCGCGCAATGCTCTCGCCGCCACACCCGTCATCGTGTGCTTCTCCACCTGCTTGATGATGTTCGGCAAATGAACTTCGCGGAAATGTTTGTCCACATCCTCGCGACTCGCCAATCGTCCCGCTTCCGGCACGTTCAGGCAGATATATTCCGTCTTGAAACTCTGGTCTTCCACCCACTTCTTCACCGTCGCCTCGTCCTTCACGATCTTCACGCGCGACTTAAACATATCGAATGGCATCCGCGAAAAACGTTCCGCGTGCA
The Pedosphaera parvula Ellin514 DNA segment above includes these coding regions:
- a CDS encoding class I SAM-dependent methyltransferase; its protein translation is MIPLEQHQLEIQKNLRAWKAKPLLQQIYAGFYQQIIALIDRQMPGRIIEIGSGIGNLKQHLPEAISTDLFANPWLDIVCDGYDLPFKNESLSHLVLFDVFHHLEAPNAFLAKAKRVLKPNGRLILFEPFISWSSHPVYGLLHHEPVALNERINFDHSFPPPRDYYAAQGNATRLFFRKETPSWPEQWNVFHAQAFSSFGYLLSGGYSKPALYPASCFEFTELLDGALSHWPRLFGGRCLVGLSPR
- a CDS encoding DEAD/DEAH box helicase → MAFSNLGLSQTMVDGVKAMGYVEPTPIQLRAIPLILSGQDVIGSAQTGTGKTAAFALPILSKLESHQPRPRLLILEPTRELAAQVETAIRDFARFTNLRAAVLYGGVGYGRQMDALKAGVDIIIATPGRLLDHLERGTCKFDQIKYLVLDEADRMLDMGFLPDVRRIVDKCPRDRHTSLFSATVPPQIETLIKWAMKNPQTIEIGARRSPAETVKHVIYPVAEDQKSDLLRELLERVNYDSVIVFCRTKHRADRIAILLKRNNHAVAVLHSNRTQREREDALKGFRNGRFEVLVATDIAARGLDIADVSHVINYDVPQHPEDYIHRIGRTGRAAATGDAFTLMVAEDSQHVQSIERFIGKKVERIKLENFNYKYTALFEEGKPGQPQGYERKVKGVRLSGGYYFGPAKRRRR
- a CDS encoding glycosyltransferase, translating into MIDRRAFYEQRAPCRLRETNRYYQQSLRNHYGFLVPPGLRVLEVGCGVGDLLAAVKPSKGVGIDFSEGMVKLARERHPDLEFKVADAAEFSSTEKFDYIILSDLVNDLPDVQGVLEHLKKVSHSGTRLVLNFFNNLWRPILGGAEKMGAKAPTLLQNWLSLDDMTNLLHLAGWEGIRTETRLLWPAGTPLVAPLINRWIAPFLPHFCVTVVVVARLKSQPDSRPQYKCSVVIPARNEAGNIEAAVQRTPEMGLGTEIIFIEGHSKDNTWEEIQRVAVKYPQREIKVLKQQTKGKGGAVREAFAAATGDILFILDADLTMPPEELPKFYEAARSGTAEFVNGVRLVYPMEDEAMQFLNMLANKAFGLTFSWLLGQNIKDTLCGTKVLFRSDYELIAKNRSYFGDFDPFGDFDLIFGAAKLNLRMVDLPIRYRARTYGETNIHRWSHGWLLLRMVMFAARRMKFLK